A stretch of the Sphingomonas sp. CL5.1 genome encodes the following:
- a CDS encoding thiamine pyrophosphate-requiring protein — protein sequence MYTASSAFLEALTEAGVSYIFANFGSDHPALVEAIAEARANGRKIPKVVTAPFEMVGLSAAQGFAQVSGKPQAVVVHVECGTQSLAGAVHNAAKGRSPVLIFAGLSPFTQDGELKGSRNEFIQWIQDVYDQRGIVREYMKYDNEFRTGTNVKQIVHRAMQFATSDPKGPVYLVGAREVMEEEVTPVAIDMAHWRPVQPGALTAEGVDAILSAIAGARRPIVVTSFAGRNPEALGELVRFCEALGVGLLESVPSALNFPHSNPLYQGSHWNHPFQNPVLAEADVVLVLDSDVPWIPTVSRPRADATIFHIDVDPLKASMPLWYIPAVQSFRADAATALRQLNRRAAALALDMDVVAERRAHYAGLHQRRGAWLAERAKPAEHLTTEYVMARLRTMLGKDSIVLNEGITNYPEILDHIAPDEPGTFFASGGGSLGWNGGAAIGAKLAAPDKTVVAVTGDGSYMFSIPSSVHWMARHYKAPFLHIVLNNRGWKAPRFSALAVHPAGYAANTADLDVNFDPPPDYAGIAAAAGGAYARAVKEVSDVDAALAEGLRVVREEGRCAVLDIWLPRG from the coding sequence ATGTACACAGCCAGCTCCGCCTTTCTCGAAGCACTGACGGAGGCGGGCGTCTCTTATATCTTCGCCAATTTCGGCAGCGATCACCCGGCGCTGGTGGAGGCGATCGCGGAGGCGCGGGCGAACGGGCGGAAGATCCCGAAGGTCGTCACCGCCCCGTTCGAGATGGTCGGCCTGTCGGCGGCGCAGGGCTTCGCGCAGGTCAGCGGCAAGCCGCAGGCGGTGGTGGTGCACGTCGAATGCGGCACGCAGTCGCTGGCGGGCGCGGTGCACAACGCGGCCAAGGGGCGGTCGCCGGTGCTGATCTTCGCCGGCCTCTCGCCCTTCACGCAGGACGGCGAGCTGAAGGGCAGCCGCAACGAGTTCATCCAGTGGATCCAGGACGTGTACGACCAGCGCGGCATCGTCCGCGAATATATGAAATACGACAATGAGTTCCGCACTGGCACGAACGTCAAGCAGATCGTCCACCGCGCCATGCAGTTCGCCACCAGCGACCCCAAGGGGCCGGTCTATCTGGTCGGCGCGCGCGAGGTGATGGAGGAGGAGGTGACGCCGGTCGCGATCGACATGGCGCACTGGCGGCCGGTGCAGCCCGGCGCGCTGACCGCCGAGGGGGTGGACGCGATCCTCTCCGCGATCGCCGGGGCGCGACGGCCGATCGTCGTCACCTCCTTCGCCGGGCGCAACCCGGAGGCGCTGGGCGAGCTGGTGCGCTTCTGCGAGGCGCTGGGCGTCGGTCTGCTCGAATCGGTGCCGAGCGCGCTCAACTTCCCGCACAGCAACCCGCTCTATCAGGGCAGCCACTGGAACCATCCGTTCCAGAATCCGGTGCTGGCCGAGGCGGACGTGGTGCTGGTGCTCGACAGCGACGTGCCGTGGATCCCCACCGTCAGCCGACCGCGCGCGGATGCGACGATCTTCCATATCGACGTCGATCCGCTGAAGGCGTCGATGCCCTTGTGGTACATCCCCGCCGTCCAGTCGTTCCGCGCCGACGCGGCGACCGCGCTGCGCCAGCTCAACCGGCGCGCGGCGGCGCTCGCCCTCGACATGGACGTGGTGGCGGAGCGGCGCGCGCATTATGCCGGCCTGCACCAGCGGCGCGGCGCGTGGCTCGCCGAGCGGGCGAAGCCGGCCGAGCATCTCACCACCGAATATGTCATGGCACGGCTGCGCACGATGCTGGGCAAGGACAGCATCGTGCTGAACGAGGGGATCACCAACTATCCCGAGATCCTCGACCATATCGCGCCGGACGAGCCGGGGACGTTCTTCGCCAGCGGCGGCGGGTCGCTCGGGTGGAACGGCGGGGCGGCGATCGGCGCCAAGCTCGCCGCGCCGGACAAGACGGTGGTCGCGGTGACCGGCGACGGATCGTACATGTTCTCGATCCCCTCGTCGGTTCACTGGATGGCGCGGCATTACAAGGCGCCGTTCCTGCACATCGTGCTCAACAACCGCGGGTGGAAGGCGCCACGCTTCTCCGCGCTGGCGGTGCATCCGGCGGGCTATGCCGCGAACACCGCCGACCTCGACGTCAATTTCGATCCGCCGCCGGACTATGCCGGCATCGCGGCGGCGGCGGGCGGCGCCTACGCGCGCGCGGTGAAGGAAGTGTCCGACGTGGACGCGGCGCTGGCCGAGGGGCTGCGCGTCGTGCGCGAGGAAGGCCGCTGCGCGGTGCTCGACATATGGCTGCCGCGCGGCTGA
- a CDS encoding aldehyde dehydrogenase — protein sequence MMTVQLLIDGESVAATGNATFERRDPSGARVATTAAAATPDDARRACEAAARAFPAWAKLGPNARRDLLLRAADALAARVDEFAALMRAEIGATRGWAGFNVRLASGMLREAAAMTTQIAGEVIPSDKPGAIALAVRQPAGVSLGIAPWNAPVILAVRAIAMPLACGNTVILKASEICPGTHRLIGQVLHDAGLPNGVVNVLTNAPADAGALVEAIIAHPAVRRVNFTGSTGVGRIIAEVAARHLKPALLELGGKAPLVVLDDADLDAAVDGAAFGAFMNQGQICMSTERIVVDARVADDFAARLKKKAESLRASAADDGAAQLGTLVSCEAAARVGELVADAVKNGATLLAGGASDGPVMQPTVLDHVTPAMRIYAEESFGPVVTIVRADGDDALVAAANDTEFGLSAAVFGRDIRRALSAAQRIQSGICHINGPTVHDEAQMPFGGVKDSGYGRFGGKAAIAEFTDLRWITIEDEQHYPF from the coding sequence ATGATGACCGTCCAATTGCTGATCGACGGCGAAAGCGTCGCGGCCACCGGCAATGCCACGTTCGAGCGGCGCGACCCGTCGGGCGCGCGCGTGGCGACGACCGCCGCCGCCGCCACGCCGGACGACGCGCGGCGCGCCTGCGAGGCGGCGGCGCGCGCCTTCCCGGCGTGGGCGAAGCTGGGGCCGAACGCGCGGCGCGACCTGCTGCTGCGCGCCGCCGACGCGCTCGCCGCGCGGGTCGACGAGTTCGCCGCGCTGATGCGGGCGGAGATCGGGGCGACGCGCGGCTGGGCCGGGTTCAACGTCAGGCTCGCCTCCGGGATGCTGCGCGAGGCGGCGGCGATGACGACGCAGATCGCGGGCGAGGTGATCCCCTCCGACAAGCCGGGCGCGATCGCGCTGGCGGTGCGCCAGCCGGCGGGCGTCTCGCTCGGCATCGCGCCGTGGAACGCGCCGGTGATCCTCGCGGTGCGCGCGATCGCCATGCCGCTGGCCTGCGGCAACACGGTGATCCTCAAGGCGTCGGAAATCTGCCCCGGCACGCACCGGCTGATCGGGCAGGTGCTGCACGACGCCGGCCTGCCGAACGGCGTGGTCAACGTGCTGACCAACGCCCCCGCCGACGCCGGTGCGCTGGTGGAGGCGATCATCGCCCATCCGGCGGTGCGCCGCGTCAATTTCACCGGATCGACCGGGGTCGGCCGGATCATCGCCGAGGTCGCCGCGCGCCATCTGAAGCCCGCGCTGCTCGAGCTTGGCGGCAAGGCGCCGTTGGTCGTGCTCGACGACGCCGATCTCGACGCTGCGGTGGACGGCGCGGCGTTCGGTGCGTTCATGAACCAGGGCCAGATCTGCATGTCGACCGAGCGGATCGTGGTCGACGCCAGGGTCGCCGACGATTTCGCCGCGCGGCTGAAGAAGAAGGCCGAGAGCCTGCGCGCGAGCGCGGCGGACGATGGCGCGGCGCAGCTCGGCACGCTGGTGAGCTGCGAGGCGGCGGCGCGCGTCGGGGAGCTGGTGGCTGACGCGGTGAAGAACGGCGCGACCCTGCTCGCCGGCGGCGCGAGCGACGGGCCGGTGATGCAGCCGACCGTGCTCGATCACGTCACCCCGGCGATGCGCATCTATGCCGAGGAATCGTTCGGCCCGGTCGTCACCATCGTCCGCGCGGACGGCGACGACGCGCTGGTCGCCGCCGCCAACGATACCGAGTTCGGCCTCTCCGCCGCCGTGTTCGGCCGCGACATCCGCCGCGCGCTGAGCGCCGCGCAGCGCATCCAGTCCGGCATCTGCCACATCAACGGCCCCACCGTGCACGACGAGGCGCAGATGCCCTTCGGCGGGGTCAAGGACAGCGGATACGGCCGGTTCGGCGGCAAGGCGGCGATCGCCGAGTTCACCGACCTCCGATGGATCACGATCGAGGACGAGCAGCACTATCCGTTCTGA
- a CDS encoding MFS transporter: MSISAAGPSPDYDIGTAIDEGRWTGYQKLILLLVGCAVIFDGFDNQSLGFAAPAIIRDWGISKEMLSPVMAIGQFGMMFGAALGGMIGDRFGRKAALVGSVLTFGVLTACIAISNSLIEIGALRLFANVGLGAAFPNAAALVSEYTPRRSRSLGVTASIVCVPLGGVVGGLIAAKVLPVFGWRMLFAAAGGATLTVALLLITLLPESTRFLLRREGDTPRLRRLLARVGLEVPGDARLVDRGEQDAAPQGKSPVAALFADTWRHDTIALWGAFGACLFAVYAAFSWLPTMLSDAGFDLAFSSQGLTAFNIGGVIAALGGAWLIGHKGSRAPMVAMAIGGVIGAGAMLATPLDPGGSRAMLILILGVEGAFINGVQTTLYALAAHVYPTAIRATGVGSATSVGRIGAIASSFGGALALHALGASGLSLMLLAAMAATTIALLAVRRHSRPAHSTGV, translated from the coding sequence ATGAGCATTTCCGCCGCCGGGCCGTCGCCCGACTATGATATCGGCACGGCGATCGACGAGGGGCGCTGGACCGGCTACCAGAAGCTGATCCTGCTGCTCGTCGGCTGCGCGGTGATCTTCGACGGGTTCGACAACCAGTCGCTGGGCTTCGCCGCGCCCGCCATCATCCGGGACTGGGGCATTTCCAAGGAGATGCTCTCGCCGGTGATGGCGATCGGCCAGTTCGGCATGATGTTCGGCGCAGCGCTCGGCGGGATGATCGGCGACCGCTTCGGGCGCAAGGCCGCGCTGGTCGGCAGCGTGCTGACCTTCGGCGTGCTCACCGCCTGCATCGCGATCAGCAACAGCCTGATCGAGATCGGCGCGCTGCGCCTGTTCGCCAACGTCGGGCTGGGCGCGGCCTTCCCCAACGCCGCCGCGCTGGTTTCGGAATATACCCCGCGCCGCAGCCGCAGCCTGGGCGTGACCGCGAGCATCGTCTGCGTGCCGCTCGGCGGCGTGGTCGGCGGGCTGATCGCGGCGAAGGTGCTGCCGGTGTTCGGCTGGCGGATGCTGTTCGCGGCGGCAGGCGGCGCGACGCTGACGGTGGCGCTGCTGCTGATCACGCTGCTGCCCGAATCGACCCGCTTCCTGCTGCGCCGCGAAGGCGACACGCCGCGCCTGCGCCGGCTGCTCGCGCGGGTGGGGCTGGAGGTGCCGGGCGACGCGCGGCTGGTCGATCGCGGCGAGCAGGATGCCGCGCCGCAGGGCAAGTCGCCGGTCGCGGCCTTGTTCGCGGATACGTGGCGGCACGACACCATCGCTTTGTGGGGAGCGTTCGGCGCGTGCCTGTTCGCGGTCTATGCCGCGTTCAGCTGGCTGCCGACGATGCTGTCCGACGCCGGATTCGACCTCGCCTTCTCCAGCCAGGGCCTGACCGCTTTCAACATCGGCGGGGTGATCGCCGCGCTGGGCGGGGCGTGGCTGATCGGGCACAAGGGATCGCGCGCGCCGATGGTGGCGATGGCGATCGGCGGGGTGATCGGCGCCGGCGCGATGCTCGCGACGCCGCTCGATCCCGGCGGATCGCGCGCGATGCTGATCCTGATCCTCGGCGTGGAGGGCGCGTTCATCAACGGCGTGCAGACCACGCTCTACGCGCTCGCCGCGCATGTCTATCCCACCGCGATCCGCGCCACCGGGGTCGGCAGCGCGACCAGCGTCGGCCGTATCGGCGCGATCGCCAGCTCGTTCGGCGGCGCGCTGGCGCTTCATGCGCTCGGCGCGAGCGGGCTGAGCCTGATGCTGCTCGCCGCGATGGCGGCGACCACGATCGCGCTGCTCGCCGTCCGCCGCCATTCCCGACCAGCCCATTCAACCGGAGTTTGA
- a CDS encoding heme-binding protein — protein MVQRDGDDHDRATVNLGGMPMTKMLKYGGAALLAAAAVQPLAAAEPKQGPKPTTAMVQNLPVLSSAGARAVMDAAIARATSNGWGSSIALVDNAGKLLAFHRTDGAPMGTIDTAIGKATTAIMFKAPTAMISQMVSQNAAMGTIPGVVAVPGGYPIMRDGQVIGAIGVSGGMAGEDDIIAKAGMDAIQSGAAAGK, from the coding sequence GTGGTTCAACGTGACGGCGACGATCACGACCGCGCCACGGTCAACCTGGGAGGAATGCCGATGACGAAGATGCTGAAATACGGCGGCGCCGCGCTGCTCGCCGCCGCCGCGGTGCAACCGCTCGCCGCCGCCGAGCCGAAACAGGGGCCGAAGCCGACCACCGCGATGGTGCAGAACCTGCCGGTGCTCAGTTCCGCCGGGGCGCGCGCGGTGATGGACGCGGCGATCGCCAGGGCGACGTCGAACGGCTGGGGCTCGTCGATCGCGCTGGTCGACAATGCCGGCAAGCTGCTCGCCTTCCACCGCACCGACGGCGCGCCGATGGGCACGATCGACACCGCGATCGGCAAGGCGACCACCGCGATCATGTTCAAGGCGCCGACCGCGATGATCAGCCAGATGGTGTCGCAGAACGCCGCGATGGGAACGATCCCCGGCGTAGTCGCGGTGCCGGGCGGCTATCCGATCATGCGCGACGGCCAGGTGATCGGCGCGATCGGCGTCAGCGGCGGCATGGCCGGCGAGGACGACATCATCGCCAAGGCCGGCATGGACGCGATCCAGAGCGGGGCGGCCGCCGGCAAATGA
- a CDS encoding nuclear transport factor 2 family protein, with protein MAESPLSLRSLGGGALLAAGALGAVALSSAASAQGTVERRLAALESRVDRLDDRARIENLTRAYGYYVDKQLWNEVADLFSDNARVEIAGRGVYLGKASVDRLFLQSMGGGQVGLRPGGLFNHMILQGVTDVAPDGKTAKGRWRAFVQIGQAKMFGIWSEGTYENEYVKEGGVWKISGMHFYATFYAPYEKGWAQGARPNNGPTKDAPPDAPQSVEYDVYPGHYVPPFHYPNPVTGKPWTIEESRRYSTTGMSPAPAGPPIQPGSPMPAAPAPKPAQ; from the coding sequence ATGGCCGAATCGCCGCTTTCATTGCGCAGCCTGGGCGGGGGCGCCTTGCTCGCCGCCGGTGCGCTGGGGGCCGTCGCGCTCTCGTCCGCCGCCTCCGCGCAGGGCACGGTGGAGCGGCGGCTCGCCGCGCTCGAATCGCGGGTCGATCGGCTCGACGACCGCGCGAGGATCGAGAATCTCACCCGCGCCTACGGCTATTATGTCGACAAGCAGCTCTGGAACGAGGTCGCCGACCTGTTCTCCGACAACGCCCGCGTCGAGATCGCAGGGCGCGGCGTCTATCTCGGCAAGGCCAGCGTAGATCGGCTATTCCTGCAATCGATGGGCGGCGGCCAGGTCGGCCTGAGGCCCGGCGGCCTGTTCAACCACATGATCCTGCAAGGCGTCACCGATGTCGCGCCCGACGGAAAGACCGCGAAGGGCCGCTGGCGCGCCTTCGTCCAGATCGGGCAGGCGAAGATGTTCGGTATCTGGTCGGAGGGCACGTACGAGAACGAATATGTCAAAGAAGGCGGCGTGTGGAAGATCAGCGGCATGCACTTCTACGCCACTTTCTACGCCCCCTACGAGAAGGGCTGGGCGCAAGGGGCGCGGCCGAACAACGGGCCGACCAAGGATGCCCCGCCCGACGCGCCGCAGTCGGTGGAATATGACGTCTATCCCGGCCATTACGTCCCGCCGTTCCATTATCCCAACCCGGTGACGGGCAAGCCGTGGACGATCGAGGAAAGCCGCAGATATTCCACCACCGGCATGTCGCCTGCGCCCGCCGGCCCGCCGATCCAGCCCGGATCGCCGATGCCCGCCGCGCCCGCGCCCAAGCCTGCCCAGTGA
- a CDS encoding nuclear transport factor 2 family protein — MSIKNWTRVGLAGAVMAAAIVAVPALAQSDRGVEARLAALEKRVALEEDRAQIENLTRAYGYYIDKKVWSEVVPLFSKDAVVEISGRGVYKGAKGVDTLFSKVIGRQHMGLADGELSNHMVLQGVTNVAPDGKTATGRWRAFIQIGMWQKMGLWAEGTYDIRYVKEDGKWKFSLMRWYGTYFTPYDKGWAQASFGNNGPSKEFPPDAPPSVQYDAYPGHYVPPFPYPNPVTGRPWTQADTDRYSTRGMDPSNAANSSSAGSPLSLESQRQQQPPR, encoded by the coding sequence ATGAGCATCAAGAACTGGACCCGCGTTGGACTGGCCGGCGCCGTCATGGCTGCCGCGATCGTCGCTGTCCCCGCGCTGGCGCAATCGGACCGCGGCGTCGAAGCGCGCCTCGCCGCGCTGGAGAAGCGGGTTGCGCTGGAGGAGGATCGCGCGCAGATCGAGAACCTCACCCGCGCCTATGGCTATTATATCGACAAGAAGGTGTGGAGCGAGGTCGTCCCGCTGTTCTCGAAGGACGCGGTGGTCGAGATTTCGGGGCGCGGTGTGTACAAGGGCGCGAAGGGCGTCGACACCTTGTTCTCGAAGGTGATCGGCCGCCAGCATATGGGTCTCGCCGATGGTGAGCTGTCCAACCATATGGTGCTTCAGGGCGTCACGAACGTCGCGCCGGACGGCAAGACCGCGACCGGTCGCTGGCGCGCCTTCATCCAGATCGGCATGTGGCAGAAGATGGGGCTGTGGGCCGAGGGCACCTATGACATCCGCTACGTCAAAGAGGACGGCAAGTGGAAGTTCAGCCTGATGCGCTGGTACGGCACCTATTTCACACCCTATGACAAGGGCTGGGCGCAGGCGTCGTTCGGCAACAACGGGCCGAGCAAGGAATTCCCGCCCGACGCGCCGCCATCGGTGCAGTATGACGCCTATCCGGGCCATTACGTCCCGCCCTTCCCCTATCCCAACCCGGTGACCGGCCGCCCGTGGACGCAGGCGGACACCGATCGTTACTCCACCAGGGGGATGGACCCGAGCAACGCGGCCAATTCCTCGTCGGCGGGCTCGCCGCTGTCGCTGGAAAGCCAGCGCCAGCAGCAGCCGCCGCGCTGA
- a CDS encoding ketopantoate reductase family protein has protein sequence MRIAVIGSGAMGSLFGGRLALAGHEVWLVDVNQPHIDAINRAGLRLDLDEGERVVTNVRAGVADAFAGPADLLIVFTKGYHTAAALAAARHLAGPGTWALTLQNGLGTGERVAAALPGAAVAIGMTDLPADLREPGHVASHGAGHVRLWSLSGAPDPALERIAAALGEARIAARADPEVVTAIWEKVIFNTVMNPVAALTRQTVGGMAAQPDGRALAEAILAEAFAVAAACGVAVDREHVRAIIEHAWAAHGPHQPSMLQDVLAGRPTEIDSIAGQLAEKGAAHGVATPVLDTLTRLVRMIARAG, from the coding sequence ATGCGGATCGCGGTGATCGGCTCGGGGGCGATGGGCAGCCTGTTCGGCGGGCGGCTCGCGCTCGCCGGGCATGAGGTGTGGTTGGTCGATGTGAACCAGCCGCATATCGACGCGATCAACCGCGCCGGTCTGCGCCTCGATCTCGACGAGGGGGAGCGGGTGGTGACGAACGTCCGCGCCGGCGTGGCGGACGCCTTCGCCGGGCCGGCTGATTTGCTGATCGTCTTCACCAAGGGCTATCACACCGCCGCCGCGCTCGCCGCCGCCCGTCATCTCGCCGGGCCGGGGACGTGGGCGCTGACGCTCCAGAACGGCCTCGGCACCGGCGAGCGCGTCGCCGCCGCGCTGCCCGGCGCGGCGGTGGCGATCGGCATGACCGACCTGCCGGCTGACCTCAGGGAACCGGGCCATGTCGCCTCGCACGGCGCGGGCCATGTGCGGCTGTGGAGCCTGTCCGGCGCGCCCGATCCGGCGCTGGAGCGGATCGCCGCCGCGCTGGGCGAGGCGCGGATCGCGGCGCGCGCCGATCCCGAGGTGGTCACCGCGATCTGGGAGAAGGTGATCTTCAACACGGTGATGAACCCGGTCGCCGCGCTCACCCGGCAGACGGTCGGCGGCATGGCGGCGCAGCCGGACGGGCGGGCGCTGGCGGAGGCGATCCTCGCCGAGGCGTTCGCGGTGGCGGCGGCGTGCGGCGTGGCGGTCGATCGCGAACATGTCCGCGCGATCATCGAGCATGCCTGGGCGGCGCACGGCCCGCACCAGCCGTCGATGTTGCAGGACGTGCTCGCCGGCCGCCCGACCGAGATCGATTCGATCGCGGGGCAGCTCGCGGAAAAAGGCGCCGCGCATGGGGTGGCGACGCCGGTGCTCGATACGCTCACCCGGCTCGTCAGGATGATCGCGCGCGCCGGCTGA
- a CDS encoding CocE/NonD family hydrolase — protein MTMKVRNLALVALLGTASIGAAQSPDAPALTGPDWARRGEAELSPARYSVIVEKDVAVPMRDGVKLAADVYRPDAPGKFPVIVLRTPYNKATPDEVQNSRWYAERGYVVVNEDVRGRFASGGDFYTYRHEAQDGYDTDAWAAVQPWSSGRLGTLGGSYLGYTGLTQAIGGHPALKAVATDVTTTDIYNSWVYSDGAFLLGFSLPWGAGTVYGRTTDGGGAFVKPEAYAKLPLNTADAASYKVDQPYRDWLAHPLRGDSYWNGISFERQAAKISIPALVVSGWYDIFLRGALGDHQQIKGAGATPLARAQKRIVIGPWTHFKTIAPRKGGFGGMSTPDDVDYGPDAALNGNLLYLRWHDHWLKGMDNGADRDPAVRIFVMGENKWRAEDEWPLKRTRYTPYYLASGGRANTATGDGTLSTTKPAGAESDRYDYDPANPVPTLGGNICCSSVPSGAHDHSPVEKRPDVLVFTGPVLDRTVEVTGPIRATLYAASSAPDTDWVVRLIDVDPNGYARNIQDGIVRARYRKGKDAPPAPIEPGKVYRYDIDMWASSNAFLPGHRIRVEVTSSNFPRFDRNLNTGEDPATGTRMAVAHQQVLHSARYPSHVLLPIIPR, from the coding sequence ATGACGATGAAGGTCCGCAATCTGGCTCTCGTCGCGTTGCTCGGCACGGCTTCGATCGGGGCGGCGCAGTCGCCCGACGCACCGGCGCTGACCGGGCCGGACTGGGCGAGGCGGGGAGAGGCTGAACTTTCACCTGCGCGTTACAGCGTGATCGTCGAAAAGGACGTCGCCGTGCCGATGCGCGACGGGGTGAAGCTCGCCGCCGATGTCTATCGCCCCGACGCGCCGGGCAAGTTCCCGGTGATCGTGCTGCGCACGCCGTACAACAAGGCGACGCCCGACGAGGTGCAGAACTCGCGCTGGTATGCCGAGCGCGGCTATGTCGTCGTCAACGAGGACGTGCGCGGCCGCTTCGCTTCCGGTGGCGATTTCTACACCTACCGTCACGAGGCGCAGGACGGCTACGACACCGACGCCTGGGCCGCCGTCCAGCCATGGAGCAGCGGCAGGCTCGGCACGCTCGGCGGCTCCTATCTCGGCTATACCGGGCTGACGCAGGCGATCGGCGGCCATCCCGCGCTGAAGGCGGTGGCGACCGACGTCACCACCACCGATATCTACAATAGCTGGGTCTATAGCGACGGGGCGTTCCTGCTCGGCTTCTCGCTGCCGTGGGGGGCGGGGACGGTGTACGGCCGCACCACCGACGGCGGCGGCGCGTTCGTGAAGCCGGAGGCCTATGCGAAGCTGCCGCTGAACACCGCCGACGCCGCCTCGTACAAGGTCGACCAGCCGTATCGCGACTGGCTGGCGCATCCGCTTCGCGGCGACAGCTATTGGAACGGCATCAGTTTCGAGCGGCAGGCGGCGAAGATCAGCATACCGGCGCTGGTGGTGAGCGGCTGGTACGACATCTTCCTGCGCGGCGCGCTGGGCGATCACCAGCAGATCAAGGGTGCGGGCGCGACCCCGCTCGCCCGCGCGCAGAAGCGCATCGTCATCGGCCCGTGGACGCACTTCAAGACGATCGCGCCGCGCAAGGGCGGGTTCGGCGGCATGTCCACCCCCGACGATGTGGATTACGGGCCGGACGCCGCGCTCAACGGCAACCTCCTTTACCTGCGCTGGCACGATCACTGGCTGAAGGGCATGGACAATGGCGCGGACCGGGACCCGGCCGTGCGCATCTTCGTGATGGGCGAGAACAAGTGGCGCGCCGAGGACGAATGGCCGCTGAAGCGCACGCGCTACACGCCTTATTATCTCGCCAGCGGCGGGAGGGCGAACACGGCGACCGGCGACGGCACGCTCTCCACAACGAAGCCGGCCGGTGCTGAAAGCGACCGCTACGACTACGATCCGGCGAACCCGGTGCCGACGCTCGGCGGCAACATCTGTTGCAGCTCGGTGCCGTCCGGCGCGCACGATCATTCGCCGGTCGAGAAGCGGCCCGACGTGCTGGTGTTCACCGGCCCGGTGCTGGACCGGACGGTGGAGGTCACCGGCCCGATCCGCGCGACGCTCTACGCCGCCAGCTCCGCGCCCGACACCGACTGGGTGGTGCGGCTGATCGACGTCGATCCGAACGGCTATGCCCGCAACATCCAGGACGGCATCGTCCGCGCGCGCTACCGCAAGGGCAAGGACGCGCCGCCCGCGCCGATCGAGCCGGGCAAGGTCTATCGATATGACATCGACATGTGGGCGTCGAGCAACGCCTTCCTGCCCGGCCATCGCATCCGCGTGGAGGTGACGAGCAGCAACTTCCCGCGCTTCGACCGCAACCTCAACACCGGGGAGGACCCGGCGACCGGCACGCGGATGGCGGTGGCGCATCAGCAGGTGCTCCACTCCGCCCGCTATCCCAGCCACGTCCTGCTGCCGATCATCCCGCGCTGA
- a CDS encoding RidA family protein: protein MMRKTAALAMLLACATTPALAAPAPQAAATPAGAPDAVTAGGLVFPSMAAGTHGTAMEQVDEIVKKMDARLRKAGAAGGIGNMMQHTIYLKDGAASPIDVLGRFHGAARKLAPSLVAEPSVGTIVRVPEFADRNTLVAVDLVAGPGKAAGFERHPFTFGPKEIVETIGTGPVIFTAGLEAMDFQNGKLVPGIDEQIDVIVAKLDGAMKKAGLSVGNMISHNLYVTRGTDPIHVIEKFHEATRKYSPGLRNHPSVGTLVLVDGMAVPGFLLEIDAIAAKGDPAALKRVPFTEMPMDIAKSVQAGSLVYLAGMEGVDFDNGGKVSPDVMEQVDAAARKIAATLRPAGLSTADLVKYKMYVKKGNDAAAVRARFRAALAKLAGGRQPRAAETLVMVEGLAGPSLQFEVSAIAAHR from the coding sequence ATGATGCGTAAGACTGCCGCCCTCGCCATGCTGCTCGCCTGCGCCACGACGCCCGCGCTCGCCGCGCCCGCGCCGCAGGCCGCTGCCACGCCTGCCGGCGCGCCCGATGCGGTCACGGCCGGCGGGCTGGTCTTCCCCTCGATGGCGGCCGGCACCCACGGCACCGCGATGGAGCAGGTGGACGAGATCGTGAAGAAGATGGACGCGCGGCTGCGTAAGGCCGGCGCGGCGGGCGGCATCGGCAACATGATGCAGCATACCATCTACCTGAAGGACGGCGCCGCCTCGCCGATCGACGTGCTCGGCCGCTTCCACGGCGCGGCGCGCAAGCTCGCGCCGAGCCTCGTCGCCGAGCCGAGCGTCGGCACGATTGTCCGCGTGCCCGAGTTCGCGGACAGGAACACGCTCGTCGCGGTCGATCTCGTCGCCGGGCCGGGCAAGGCGGCCGGCTTCGAGCGCCACCCCTTCACCTTCGGCCCGAAGGAGATCGTCGAGACGATCGGCACCGGCCCGGTGATCTTCACCGCCGGGCTGGAGGCGATGGACTTCCAGAACGGCAAGCTCGTCCCCGGTATCGACGAGCAGATCGACGTGATCGTCGCCAAGCTGGACGGCGCGATGAAGAAGGCCGGCCTGTCGGTCGGCAACATGATCTCGCACAACCTCTACGTCACGCGCGGCACCGATCCGATCCATGTGATCGAGAAGTTCCACGAGGCGACGCGCAAATATTCGCCAGGCCTCAGGAACCATCCCAGCGTCGGCACGCTCGTGCTGGTCGACGGCATGGCCGTTCCCGGCTTCCTGCTGGAGATCGACGCGATCGCGGCGAAGGGCGATCCGGCGGCGCTGAAGCGCGTGCCCTTCACCGAGATGCCGATGGATATCGCCAAGTCGGTGCAGGCCGGCTCGCTGGTCTATCTCGCGGGGATGGAGGGCGTGGATTTCGACAATGGCGGCAAGGTCTCGCCTGACGTGATGGAGCAGGTGGACGCCGCAGCGCGCAAGATCGCCGCAACGCTGCGCCCGGCCGGTCTCTCCACCGCCGATCTCGTCAAATACAAGATGTACGTGAAGAAGGGGAATGACGCGGCGGCGGTGCGCGCGCGCTTCCGCGCGGCGCTGGCGAAACTCGCCGGCGGCAGGCAGCCGCGCGCGGCGGAGACGCTTGTGATGGTCGAGGGGCTGGCCGGCCCGTCGCTGCAATTCGAGGTGTCGGCGATCGCCGCGCACCGTTGA